The region CTGCCGCCATGGCTTCGAGGTTGGCTGTGGGGAAGGAATCGAAAATCACCGAGGGTACCGCTACCACGTCAGCAATACGGTAGTACTTATGCATATGGATATACTCGACTGCAGGCACGAAAACCAGATTTCTTTCTATACCGAGACCTTCGATGATCCCCCACATGACAGGTTCGTGGAGCCTGTCAGCATTGAAGCCGACGACGAGCAGCTTAGCTTCCGGAAGTCTCTTGTGCACAAGCTCAAAAGCGCGCAGCAGGACATCGCGCCCCTTATCGGGTGTGAACCTGCCGACAAAGAGTACGATAGGAGAATCGTCCACACCGAGTTCTTTTCGTAGCGCCAAGGTATCGAAAGGTTGGTCAAAAGCCGCCACATCAACGCCATTCGATACGACCTCGACTCTTTGCGCGATACCATTATGAGCAAGCGCTTGCTTGAGCGCAGCACTCACGGCGAATACCCTATCGAGCCTTGAAAGATAGAAGCGGATAATCAGATTCCGCAAGGGGTTATACCGCTTCCGCGCGTCTCGCGCATTCACCAGCCACGGAACATAGTAATTGAAGGACTTGGGAATATCCTTCGAGGAGTAGTCGATGAAATTATGAAGCTTCTGATACGCAAAACTCATCACATCGTGCACAGTCAGGAAGGTCTTTGCTCCCGCACGTCTGGCGATAGCGATAGTGTGGTAGGAGAAGAAATGATGGACATTGTGAAAATGAACGACATCCGGTGCAAGAAGACGTAGTTCCCTCTCGAATTCACCAAGAACCTCCGGATTGTACAAACTAAGCCATGCCCACCAGCGCGGATGATAGTCTGTATAGAAAATACGCACTGGTATTCCCTGGTACTCTCTCCAACCAGTTTCTTTTCCCCTCTCCTGCGTAGTTGCGAAGACACGCGCATCTACTCCTCGAGCACGCAATCCCTTGGCCTGAAGGAAAGCGACGCTATTAGAACCCCCCCAATGATCAGGAGGGAAATGGTCGTTCACTATTAGAATCTTGCGCGATAAATCCATTTAGACCGTGGTGGCGGCGGCATCAGTCTTTGGTATCCCGAGAAGTTCGCCATTCCCGACAAAACGTACTTCTCCTTTTCGCTCAGACATCCGCGCGAGGAGCCATTCAAGATCATCCCATAACCCATAGCGCTCTAATTCCCAAGAGTGTCCCCATAGGTGGAACACCCCCCCTCCCGCAAGAGCATGGTCAAACGCCGCAAGAGCCGCAGAGCGCCAACTAGTCATAGCAGAGAGAGGCACGCCCAAGGAACGGAACGAGCCATAGCGTTCTGAAAGAGGCTGAAAAAGCTTACCCCAATAGTAATTTTTTCTATCAAGCTTCCGAAACGGAAAAGGGTACACTTGCACTGTGGTACCGATAAGAAAAGGATCCTGAGGGGGTTCAGTCACGCCAGAGGCTGTGGTCCGCGCGCCCTGGAAACCAGCTTCCTTGACGAGCTCCACGACACGCGCGCTGTAACGACCAGAAGGATAGCAGAAAAGCGGAACTTCCTGCCCAAGCACAGCTTCTAACCAAGC is a window of Candidatus Parcubacteria bacterium DNA encoding:
- a CDS encoding polysaccharide deacetylase family protein, producing MLTVTTSWDDGHKLDLRTAALLERYGVRGTFYISEKYAEPRLTEEEIRSLLLFHEVGAHTVTHPDLTKLSEAEALREMVEGKAWLEAVLGQEVPLFCYPSGRYSARVVELVKEAGFQGARTTASGVTEPPQDPFLIGTTVQVYPFPFRKLDRKNYYWGKLFQPLSERYGSFRSLGVPLSAMTSWRSAALAAFDHALAGGGVFHLWGHSWELERYGLWDDLEWLLARMSERKGEVRFVGNGELLGIPKTDAAATTV
- a CDS encoding glycosyltransferase family 4 protein, encoding MNDHFPPDHWGGSNSVAFLQAKGLRARGVDARVFATTQERGKETGWREYQGIPVRIFYTDYHPRWWAWLSLYNPEVLGEFERELRLLAPDVVHFHNVHHFFSYHTIAIARRAGAKTFLTVHDVMSFAYQKLHNFIDYSSKDIPKSFNYYVPWLVNARDARKRYNPLRNLIIRFYLSRLDRVFAVSAALKQALAHNGIAQRVEVVSNGVDVAAFDQPFDTLALRKELGVDDSPIVLFVGRFTPDKGRDVLLRAFELVHKRLPEAKLLVVGFNADRLHEPVMWGIIEGLGIERNLVFVPAVEYIHMHKYYRIADVVAVPSVIFDSFPTANLEAMAAGRPVVATCFGGSREAVRDGETGYIVNPLDIETLASRIIGLLSDSEKAKAMGRAGRERLEKEFSITHQLAAYEARY